One part of the Vitis riparia cultivar Riparia Gloire de Montpellier isolate 1030 chromosome 8, EGFV_Vit.rip_1.0, whole genome shotgun sequence genome encodes these proteins:
- the LOC117920534 gene encoding calmodulin binding protein PICBP-like, which yields MLAMMMAQSNIPNKLEVQSDSGNEAELESQESRNRGGTEPNKRLNKLRSIKLPKVRSFKQSKRWVNSRSDRVSSILSGNQATPQKLSPIPMSDASPNYMKATSCSSARKENFQASPRNSESSFGSVDSNWGDSNHLKPNVALLGQKSVRALTRRSSFKPMKGLTRMSSLRSKRSLMKKNSGGAEMKRKLKKSRSIKLAGFESLRLPTGRAKNQYDRPSIISAGDAATPRNLSSTNSSDLRKVHCQASPRNSGSGFSSNSQNRKNWVILNPNSGSGQKTFMRKSSLRPVRILAKMSSLKPRRPTVRKHDRATCSSTLKNSNFPHHVELHPGGSESERISVMKVCPYKYCSLNGHCHAPLPPLKPFLLRRRRMLKTQKTMKRHFSGLEKEIQAYKMAFNIDTSRAGSPTAEKAGEDFFVEIYAKPSGKSKGEGAHGGDDEAKSDSGSLDEVLLGETSYPQIGMEESPSQLRHFQAANCSNKKGSDKSVSEVTDREWKEEEIVASNLDNESHNSNVIDDQPDSVVFCSLEGEGPGLCNKPSSTLDDTESTSHEEVAVGGNVFQEVQEEFVSVLNSESNGGGSESNGEKADDLTIATGEPSSPSKSAQPYDHLESTTINGVVCSASTCGPLDKLTEGGEEKHGVSKLDYGSLRGCSPAGDSELPCNSDEAIESQLEKQKFIRMWRLIYQHVVSGTAAKVRTQLSLDGAEGEKQQDEADSVVNGDACQDFSETNPDMEDNGADCQKIELCQIDAIRLVEEAIDGILLPETQDNFSDDHSVTSDTNSDQEISETNHGEDKELNIPASPSPAKDGFRELNEIHGRIADPEQTLLKHDNTTTQVHEKTIFKVEDKPSQKMRKSWSNLKKVILLKKFIKAVEKVRKFNPREPRYLPLQPKSEAEKIYLRHQEMEGRKSAEEWMLDYALQQVVSKLTPARRRKVALLVEAFEAISPLQDIESPLKPTAAVPFHAKPVQASISSSGQGGEETGKENDGGSHPLTLLGPEVRLKECAEQTSDSLTVAQNIPVISPDLQEANLDCFCPETELEKPVFVAADSDGKGEEIADSSLDNGVDNSTLTAEQPDFAGACLPEIKDSGLCDKFAFKTEDNGSNCCKEVQVDGEILQDVHQEIISSLKSEPCSCNSEVNGKHLEIGNFTDESLGINKSPIQEDSEGWTAINKVVSSASVCDSVEEQRVVNEKINGSLDPDYGYLRGNPSPGDSEPESNTDVTYRNQMDKQRRNRMWYLIYQHVVSGIGANVESHGLLDDVNTTLPRGASETDQNKGMENHDAYCEDTELRQSDAIKLVQEAIDQMLSPQSEDHSLDNPSSTGVITAEQELLGENQVEGRELSISAFNSSAEDGSREFDKIKANHDKKEDPEEAWVKADNITTPKEEKTVSKVGSKSNQPVSKNWSNLKKLILLKRFVKSLEKVKKFNPRGPRFLPLKPDPEAEKICLRHQTTEDRKNSEEWMLDYALQQVVTKLSPARRRRVELLVEAFETVTPPSQIEAQKRHNAASRAASWPLR from the coding sequence GAACAAGTTGAGATCAATCAAGCTCCCGAAAGTTCGAAGCTTCAAGCAATCCAAGAGATGGGTGAATTCTCGATCTGATCGGGTTTCCTCCATTTTATCCGGCAATCAAGCAACCCCACAAAAGCTTTCGCCGATCCCAATGTCGGATGCTTCCCCCAATTACATGAAGGCCACAAGCTGTTCCAGTGCCAGGAAGGAGAATTTTCAGGCAAGTCCACGTAATTCTGAATCTAGTTTTGGAAGCGTTGATTCAAATTGGGGGGATTCGAATCATCTGAAACCAAACGTTGCCCTTTTGGGGCAGAAATCAGTGAGAGCTTTAACAAGGAGATCTAGTTTTAAACCCATGAAGGGTTTAACAAGAATGTCTAGTTTGAGATCAAAGAGGTctttaatgaagaaaaactcTGGAGGTGCTGAGATGAAGAGGAAACTGAAGAAGTCGAGATCAATCAAGCTCGCAGGCTTTGAGAGCTTGAGACTGCCAACAGGAAGAGCAAAGAACCAGTACGATCGACCTTCTATTATTTCGGCCGGCGATGCAGCAACCCCGCGAAACCTGTCTTCAACAAACTCTTCTGATTTGAGGAAGGTGCATTGTCAGGCAAGTCCTCGTAATTCTGGATCTGGTTTTAGTAGCAATAGTCAGAATAGAAAGAATTGGGTTATTTTGAACCCAAATTCGGGCTCTGGTCAGAAAACTTTCATGAGGAAATCTAGTTTGAGACCTGTGAGGATTTTAGCAAAAATGTCGAGTTTGAAACCCAGGAGGCCTACTGTGAGGAAACACGATAGAGCTACTTGTTCTTCCACTCTTAAGAATTCCAATTTCCCTCACCATGTTGAGCTTCATCCAGGAGGGAGTGAATCTGAGAGAATTTCAGTTATGAAGGTTTGTCCATACAAATATTGTTCTCTTAATGGCCATTGCCATGCACCTTTGCCTCCGTTGAAGCCTTTCTTATTGAGAAGGAGGCGTATGTTGAAGACCCAGAAGACCATGAAACGACATTTCAGTGGCTTAGAGAAGGAGATCCAGGCATACAAGATGGCGTTTAATATCGATACCAGCAGAGCAGGCTCCCCGACAGCAGAAAAGGCTGGAGAGGATTTTTTTGTAGAAATCTATGCTAAACCTAGCGGCAAGTCAAAAGGTGAAGGCGCTCATGGTGGAGATGATGAAGCCAAAAGTGACTCCGGAAGCCTTGATGAGGTCCTGCTTGGTGAAACATCATATCCTCAAATAGGTATGGAAGAGAGTCCAAGCCAACTCCGTCATTTTCAAGCAGCAAACTGTTCAAACAAAAAGGGGTCGGATAAATCAGTTTCTGAAGTCACTGATAGAGAATGGAAAGAAGAGGAAATTGTGGCATCCAATCTTGATAATGAGTCCCATAATTCCAATGTCATTGATGATCAACCTGATTCTGTTGTGTTCTGTTCGCTGGAGGGAGAAGGGCCTGGCTTATGCAACAAGCCCTCCTCAACGCTGGATGATACTGAAAGCACAAGTCATGAGGAAGTTGCTGTGGGTGGAAATGTCTTCCAAGAAGTCCAGGAAGAATTTGTTTCCGTTTTGAACTCAGAATCCAATGGGGGTGGTTCTGAATCAAATGGTGAAAAGGCTGATGATTTAACCATTGCAACCGGTGAACCATCCAGCCCATCTAAAAGCGCACAGCCATATGATCATCTGGAATCAACAACAATAAATGGTGTCGTCTGTTCAGCCTCTACTTGTGGCCCCTTGGATAAACTGACTGAAGGCGGTGAAGAGAAGCATGGAGTTTCTAAGCTGGATTATGGATCCCTTCGAGGTTGTTCTCCAGCTGGAGACTCTGAGCTCCCATGCAACAGTGATGAGGCCATTGAAAGTCAGttggaaaaacaaaagtttatcaGGATGTGGCGCTTGATATATCAACATGTAGTATCAGGCACTGCTGCAAAGGTCAGAACACAGCTAAGTCTTGATGGAGCAGAAGGAGAAAAACAACAGGATGAGGCTGACTCAGTGGTCAATGGTGATGCTTGCCAGGATTTCTCTGAAACAAATCCAGATATGGAAGATAATGGTGCAGACTGCCAAAAGATTGAACTCTGCCAAATTGATGCCATTAGGCTGGTAGAAGAAGCAATTGATGGAATCCTCCTTCCAGAAACTCAAGACAACTTTTCTGATGATCACTCAGTTACCAGTGACACAAATTCAGACCAGGAGATCTCAGAAACAAATCATGGTGAAGATAAGGAACTAAACATCCCAGCTTCCCCCAGTCCAGCAAAAGATGGCTTCAGAGAACTCAACGAAATCCATGGTAGAATAGCAGATCCAGAACAAACATTGCTCAAACATGACAATACTACCACCCAAGTAcatgagaaaacaattttcaaggtGGAAGACAAACCTAGCCAGAAAATGCGCAAGAGCTGGAGCAATCTGAAAAAGGTAATCCTCTTGAAGAAATTCATCAAGGCAGTAGAAAAGGTGAGGAAATTCAACCCACGGGAGCCACGATACTTGCCCTTGCAGCCCAAGTCTGAAGCAGAAAAAATATACCTAAGGCATCAAGAGATGGAAGGGAGGAAAAGTGCTGAGGAATGGATGCTTGATTATGCACTTCAACAAGTTGTTTCTAAACTAACTCCAGCTCGGAGAAGAAAAGTGGCACTGCTTGTAGAGGCATTTGAAGCGATCAGCCCACTGCAGGATATTGAATCCCCCTTGAAGCCTACTGCAGCAGTTCCTTTTCATGCAAAACCAGTGCAAGCCAGTATTAGTTCCTCAGGTCAAGGTGGGGAAGAAACAGGCAAAGAAAATGATGGTGGAAGTCACCCATTGACCCTGCTCGGTCCTGAAGTGAGGCTCAAAGAATGTGCAGAACAGACCAGTGATTCTCTTACTGTGGCACAGAATATTCCAGTTATATCTCCTGATCTCCAGGAAGCAAATCTAGATTGTTTTTGCCCTGAAACAGAGCTGGAAAAACCTGTTTTTGTAGCTGCTGATTCAGATgggaaaggagaagaaattgctgaTTCCAGTCTTGATAATGGGGTGGATAATTCCACCCTCACTGCTGAGCAACCTGATTTTGCTGGTGCCTGTTTACCAGAGATCAAAGATTCTGGATTGTGTGATAAGTTTGCCTTCAAAACAGAAGATAATGGGAGCAACTGTTGTAAGGAAGTTCAAGTGGATGGAGAGATTCTGCAAGATGTCCATCAAGAAATAATTTCAAGTTTGAAGTCTGAACCTTGCAGTTGCAATTCTGAAGTGAATGGCAAACATCTTGAGATTGGTAATTTCACTGATGAATCATTGGGCATAAATAAAAGTCCAATCCAAGAGGATTCTGAGGGATGGACAGCAATCAACAAGGTGGTCTCTTCAGCTTCCGTTTGTGATTCAGTGGAGGAACAACGTGTGGTCAATGAAAAGATCAATGGAAGTCTAGATCCAGACTATGGATACCTTCGAGGAAATCCTTCACCTGGAGATTCTGAACCTGAATCCAATACCGATGTCACCTACAGAAACCAGATGGACAAACAGAGACGTAACAGGATGTGGTACCTGATATATCAGCACGTAGTATCAGGAATTGGAGCAAATGTTGAAAGCCATGGACTTCTAGATGATGTCAACACGACCCTTCCTCGGGGTGCCTCCGAAACAGATCAGAATAAGGGTATGGAAAATCATGATGCGTACTGTGAAGACACTGAACTCCGCCAGAGTGACGCAATTAAGCTGGTACAAGAAGCAATTGATCAAATGCTTTCACCTCAAAGTGAAGACCACTCACTGGATAATCCTTCAAGCACCGGTGTCATAACTGCAGAACAGGAGCtcttaggagagaatcaagttGAAGGGAGGGAACTGAGCATCTCAGCTTTCAACAGTTCTGCTGAAGATGGGTCCAGAGAATTTGACAAAATAAAAGCGAATCATGATAAGAAAGAGGATCCAGAAGAAGCGTGGGTTAAAGCAGATAATATCACAACcccaaaagaagagaaaacagTATCAAAGGTGGGGAGCAAATCTAACCAGCCAGTGTCCAAGAACTGGAGCAATCTGAAAAAGCTAATCCTCCTCAAGAGATTCGTCAAGTCGTTGGAAAAGGTGAAGAAATTCAACCCACGGGGGCCACGATTCTTACCGTTGAAGCCTGACCCAGAAGCAGAAAAAATTTGCCTGAGGCATCAAACAACAGAAGATAGGAAAAACTCTGAGGAGTGGATGCTGGATTATGCACTTCAACAGGTTGTCACTAAACTATCTCCAGCTCGAAGACGAAGAGTGGAGCTGCTTGTAGAAGCTTTTGAAACAGTTACTCCACCATCCCAAATTGAAGCTCAAAAAAGGCACAATGCGGCCTCACGGGCCGCTAGTTGGCCACTAAGGTAA